A region of the Synergistaceae bacterium genome:
TCGGAGAATATCGCCGCAAGCGCAACAGAGCCGATAATCTCCCTGCCTTTGAACGGCATATCAGCGGGAAGAACAGTTGTGATTTTTGTCTCGCCGTCCTCTGATACTTTCTCGATACGGTCAAGCAATGCGGAGAAATCAGACGTTGCCGAAATCCTGCGCTTGTAGCCGGGTGTGTCAACGTTGGCCAAGTTGTTTGTGATGACATCAAGGTGCGTTTCCTGAACAAGCATTCCGGAAGCGGCCTCATATATTCCGCGGTGCATGTGTCAATGTCTCCTTCCTAGTAGCGTTTCCGTGATGAGCGTTTGAGGTTGACTAACATTGTGCTTCTGCCTGTTCCTTTGAGGCTGTCAATTTCCGCGAGGGCTTTGCCTGTTCCGAGTGCAACTGACTCCATCGGATTTTCCGCCGTGAAGCAGTTTATGCCTGTCTGCTGTGCGATTAATTCCGGGAGTCCGTGAAGCAATGCCCCTCCGCCTGTAAGCACTATGCCCCTGTCGATTATGTCGGCTGAAAGTTCCGGGGGAGTTAGCTCAAGAACATTCCGAATCCCGTCAACAAGAGTCTGAATCATTTCGCCTATGGCCATGTTTACCGCCGAGCTTGTTACCTCAATTTGACGCGGGAGTCCCTGCACTAAGTCGCGCCCTTTGACTATCATACGCTGATCCTGCTCCAGCGGTACGCACGTACCAATCATGATTTTGAGGTTCTCCGCTGTCTGATCTCCGATTGCGAGATTATACTGACGGCGCAAATACCGCGTAATTCCCTCGTCAAACTTGTCCCCGCCGAGCCGCAGAGATTTCGACACGACAACCCCGCCCAGCGAAATCACCGCAATGTCCGTAGTTCCTCCGCCTATGTCGACAATCATTTTCCCGCGGGCTTCCTCGACATTCAGATTCGCACCGATTGCCGCGGCCATTGGCTCCTCAATCAAATACGCCTCACGCGCTCCGACCTCTAATGCCGCCTCAAGTACCGCTCTGCGTTCAACGTCAGTAGCCCCGGAAGGAACGCATATCATTGCCCTGTTGCGGAAAAATTTCTGTGTCCCTTTAGTGATTCGCCTCATGAAGTGCTGCAACATTGCCTCAGTCATCGCGTAATTCGCTATTACTCCGTCCCTTAGCGGCCTGACAGATGTAATACTTCCCGGAGTCCTGCCTACCATGCTTTTAGCGTCATAGCCAACCGCGAGAATCTCCCCGGTGTCCTGGTCAACCGCAACAACAGAAGGCTCACGCAGGACAACTCCGTGATGTTTCTCGTAAATTAATACTGTGGCAGTCCCTAAATCTATACCTATATCAGTTCCGAACAAATTTCCTCACCCCTGCAAGTAATATCATCATAAACCTTCATGGCCGGGACTCACTCTCCGTGCGTATTCTGTTTATCATTGAGGCCAAATACCCCGCGCCGAATCCGTTATCTATATTCACGACGCTGACACCGCTGGCGCATGAGTTCAGCATGGCAAGAAGCGCACTTACCCCGCCGAATGAAGCCCCGTAGCCCACGCTCGTAGGAACGGCGATAACAGGACAATCCGCAAGCCCCCCGATAACGCTGGCTAATGCTCCCTCCATCCCTGCGACGGCGACAATAACACTCGCGCTCATTACGTCATCGACATGCGATAGTATACGGTGAAGGCCGGCGACTCCGACATCATAGAGTCGTTTTACGCGGTTTCCGAGAGTCTCAGCTGTGAGGGCGGCTTCTTCTGCGACTGGTATATCACTTGTCCCCCCTGTTGCAACGAGAATGAATCCGCTTCCTTCAGGCCGGGGAATTTCTCCGTAAACAGCGGCTCTTGCGTCAGGGTGATAATCTACCTCACAGCCTAGGCGGTGAAGCTCGTCCGCTGAGTCCTGCGACAAACGGGTGATGAGAATAGTATTCTGCCCGCGGGATTTCATTACGTCAATTATTCCGGCTATCTGCCCGGGAGTTTTGCCCGCGCCGTAAATGACCTCAGACGCTCCCTGCCGAATTTTTCGGTGAAGGTCAACTTTAGCATAGCCAATATCCTCAAAAGGCTGCTCCCGTAATTTAAGGTATGCTTCCTCAACAGTGATATTATGTCCGTGAAGCTCGTGAAGTATTTTCTTTGTGCCGTCCAAGAAATTTTCACCTCCGCGAAATAATAGCATACTTAATATATCTCGCCGAAATTTGTCTCTTCACTGTCGACTCTCTCACGGTAAAATATGACCTGCTTCACTATTGCCATTGACGGCCCGCGGCGGAGCTTCTCTTTCATTTCGTTGACGCATTCGGGAGGCCCCTGCATTACGACTTCTACACGTCCGTCAAAAAGATTCTCAACCGTTCCCGTTAGTCCGAGCCTTTCAGCCTGCTGACATGCCCAATACCTGAAGCCAACGTGCTGGACTCTCCCGGAGATTAACGCCCTAACGCGGATAAAATTGCTCCTGTCCTCGTAGTAACTCATTGCCACACCTCCAACGCTGTAAGCTGGCGTTCAGTTTTCCCGGCCCAGTCATTATTGGCGCGTGGGTTTGCGGGGCTTGGGTGAAGTATCCTGATGATTCGCGGATGTCCGTAGCTCAGTGAATACGACAGTGATAATTTTGCACGTGAATATGCGAATGTCCCGACACCTATAACGTAATCCGGCCTGAGAATTTCTATTGCCTCGATTAATGCGCTGTCGCAGAGTTCGCAGAGGCTTTGACGGTCTGAGGGGGCGAGCTTGTCGGGTGTAAGGTTACGGAGGCTGCCTTTCTCTGTCCGGGCAATGAACAATAACGGGCAGTAGTTGAGGACGAAATTCTCCGCAAAAAAATTCTCTGCTGTCCCGAATTTTTCCCGGAAGAGTCCCCAGAGTCTTTTGCCGCTGACTTCAGAGCGCGGGCAGTCGAGCCCTTTGACGGGGTAAGAGAGCTGCATATTTTCGGGCGTGAAGATCTTTATCCGTGTTATGCCGAGAAAATCGCGCACAGCGTTCACCTCGCCGAAAGGAATCCCGGTCTGAGCCATTCCCCAAGGGCCGGGGTTGATTCCGAGAAAGACAGCGCGCTTCCTGCCCTCTGAGAATTTCGCGTACTGCCTGAAGCCGTCCCACGCATAACTGAGGGGGTTATACACAAATTCGGCCGGCCATGAGAATTGGAGCCTGCCAACGTCATCACAAAGACGCTGATATATTCTTAGTATGTGAAAATTATTCATGATGGGTATATTTTAACGCAGAGAAAAGAAAATCCCCCGCCGAATTTCCTGCGGGAGATTGGGATTATTTATTTGCTTTCATCTTCCTCACTCAAGGCATACATAGAACATTCCCCAAAGACAGACGGCAATACTTTATGTAGCAATTTTTTCACGCCTATTTTGAGTAGATATTTTCCGGGTGTCCGAAGTATTACCCTGCGGCTACCTTCATAGCTTTCGGCCATCATGGACAGCAGAGAAAATAAATCCGGCCTGTAGTCATCCTCAAACAGTGAACGCCCTGAGTCAAATCCTGTGAAGGCTCTGCATTTTTCCGCCAGAGAATCGCGGAAGGGGATGAATTTTTCCGGGTTGTCAGGAGGCGTATTGAAGTCATAGAATCCGCCGCCCAGAAATTCCTGCTCAGGACAGTGTCGCACCCATTCTTCCGTCCCGTCAAACCTTCCGTCATATTTTTTCTTGTCAATAAGGCAGACAGGAGTCCCGAATGCCAAGCAGGGCATTGCCGTATGAAGGTTTCCCGTTATGACCGCATAAGCATTGTGATACGTGTACAGCATTATTTTTGCAATCTCAAAACGGCTCTTGCTGCCAAACATCGGGCTGAAGTTTTTTGTGAGACGGTACACAGGCTTTTCCGCTCTTTGTGAAACATAGTCATAAACTTCATCAGAGACATCAACGCAGAGTATATACTCGGCTTCGCGCTTCTTCCTGAGATTTTCGTTCGGTATGAGAGTTGTTGTAAGACATCCGGAAAAATATGCGGGTATGCTGTTTTCGAGAAGGAATTTCATTGTCGACTCGTCCCGGCAGCCGACAGGGCCGTGCGAAATAAGATAATCTCTCGCGCGTCTGCTTTTTTCTATTTTCCGCCGTATCTTTTCCGCAAAGTGCATTGACAGCAAAAGAGGATCAATATCTTCTGACGGGGGGAAATTCTCAGGGCAAAACATATACCACGCGTTGAGAATCATTTTCACTTTCTCATGGTCATTGCTGCGGAACTCATTCATCTTTTCCCTGAATATATAGTAATCCACATGTGGCAGAAATCTCTGCGCGGCAAGACTCTGTATCTCATCGCCTATATTTGTGTATAAGTACTTCGATGTGTATGAGTACTTTAAGAGGCCATAATTCATTCTGAGTCTATTATACTATTTATCACTGTCTGTCAACCGCCTTTTATGGGAATGTATATCAGCATGAAATTTCCCCCGCCGTTTTCTGACGAGGGAAAATTTTGCTTACGATTTTACTTCCACAGCTCCCACTTTGACTGATCTGTGTGAAGAAGGTGATGTGCCTTTTCGCCTAACGGTTCGCCAAGGTATTCCTTGTAGCACTGAACGATTGACGGGTTCTCGTGTGAGAATCGCAGAGTCATCTTCCTGTCCATGTCGAGAAGGATTTTCCCGCGGCTTTCTCCGAGTTCGTTACCTTCCTCGATGGGCTGACCGCCTCCGCCCGCGCACCCTGTCGGGCAGGCCATGCACTCAATGAAATCATACTGAGCTTTTCCGCTCCTGACATCCTCGCAAAGCCTGCGGATATTTCCCAGTCCGTGAGCTACGGCAATACGCAGTTTCTTTCCGGCAATCTCAAATTCTGTTTCCTTTATGCCGTCATAGTCGCGAACGTAGCGGAATGCATTTGCGTCCGGGTTCTTGCCCGTAACGAGGTAATACGCGCTCCGTAATGCCGCCTCCATGACTCCGCCGGTCGTCCCGAAAATATGACCAGCTCCCGACGCTGTTCCGAGGGGTGCGTCAAATTCTCCGTCTGAGAGCGCTTTTACGTCAATTCCTTCCGACTTTATGAGCCTGTCAAGCTCTCTCACTGTCAAGACTACATCAATATCCCTCGCGCCTGAAGCGTTCATGCAGTCAACATCGCACTCATACTTCTTTGCGGTGCAGGGCATGAATGACACGTGATATATCTTGTCGGCCTCAACTCCGAGAATCTGTGCGTACCACGTCTTGATGATTGCACCGAACATCTGCTGAGGTGATTTCGCTGATGAGAGATTCGGCACAAGATCAGGAAATTCCATCTTTATGAAGCGTACCCAGCCCGGGCAGCATGATGTGAACATCGGGAATTTCTCCGGCTTTCCTGCTGCTGCGTTCTTGAGTTTCGCTACAAATTCTGAGCCTTCCTCCATGATCGTCAAGTCAGCAGAAAAATCTGTATCAAACACGTAATTGAACCCTACAGCCCGTAATGCCGCCGCGAGTCTCTCCGCGCTTGCTTCCTCGTGTGAAAGTCCGAGCTTTTCGCCCCATGACGTTCTCACAGCCGGAGCTACTGACGCGATCATGATCTTGTCGCCCTGTGCGAATGCGTCGCGAACCTTCTGCGTGTCATCGCGCTCAACCAATGCGCCGACCGGGCAATGTGTTATGCACTGCCCGCAGATTGTGCAGTGTACTTCGGGATCTGTGATTTCTTTTCCGCCCGTAACGCCTACTGTTGTGCGTGAGCCTGACTTGGCGATGTCCCACACGTTCATTTGCTGAATCTTTTCGCAGACCTGAACACAGCGCATACACTTTATGCACTTGTCATCGTTTCGGATTAACGGAAAATCGCTGTTCCATCTGAACGCGGCTATATCCTCGTGGTAAGGGAACGTGTTAATTCCTAAATCGTTTGCTGTCGTCTGAAGCTCACAGTTCCCGGAGCGGACGCACTCAGCGCACCTTGCGTTATGCTGTGAGAGGATTAATTCAACGTTCGTCCTTCTTGCCTGTCTGACTTTCGGGCTGTTCGTGATAATCTTCATGCCTTCCTGAACGTAAGTGTTGCATGATGACACGAGACGGTCAAGCCCTTCTATTTCGACGACGCAGACACGGCACGCGCCTATTTCGTTTACGTTCTTGAGGTAGCACAAATGCGGAATGGTTATGTGATTGAGCTTTGCGGCCTCAAGTATCGTTGTGTTTTCGGGGACTTGTATTGCCTTGCCGTTAATTGTCGCGTTTACCATTTCACTTCACGCCCCTCTCTGAATTTTCCGAAGCCGTAATAGTCGCACCGTAAGCACCTTCCCGACTCCTGTTCCATTTCCTCCTGTGTCATTCCCTTTTCGACAAGCTCGAAATCGTGAATACGCTGGTCAATCGGACGCTCGCGCATTTTGACTCTTCCGCAGGCCGGGCGGTTATGCGGAACGGGGTCAGGAATTTCAACAGGAAGCGTTATCGGGTGATGGAAGCCGAGATATTCATCAATGTTAGCGGCGGCGACTTTTCCTGCGGCGATGGCTCGTATTACTGTCGCGGGGCCTGATACGCAGTCTCCCCCGGAGAAAACGCCCTCCATTTTGTCGCCTTTAACCTGCTCGCTGTCGAATGCCTCAATGCAGCCCCATTTGACCGCAATCCCGGACTCCTCGAAATTGTGCGAGTCGATTCCCTGCCCAATCGCAACAACGATAATATCTGCCTCAATGCGTATAGGATCTGCGCTTGCGTCTTTGGGAGCGGGGCGGCCTCCTTTAATGTTGCTTATCATCTGCTGTTTCACCCAGAGTGCTTTGGCTTTTCCGTCTTCAACTTCAACCTTCAGCGGGGCGGCAAGCTCTATAATCTCGCACCCTTCAACCTCTGTCGCTTCTACTTCCTCCGCTAATGCTGTCATGTCATCTTTGCGCCTGCGGTAAGCTAATGTAACTTTGTCCGCGTTGAGACGTAATGACGATCTCGCGCAGTCCATAGCAACGTTACCGCCTCCGACAACGACAACCTTTTTCCCGCGAAAATCGGGGAAATCCTCATCGCCGATTCTCCGCAAGAGTGTTACAGCCGACATAACGCCGTCTGCGTCCTCGCCGGGAATCCGTAATGATTTATCCGTGTGCGCTCCGATTGCGATATATACAGCGTCAAAATTCTCGCGGAGCTTTGAGAGCGGGTAATCTTTTCCGCCGATTGATACCTCTTTGTGTACTTTGATGTCCCCGGCAGTGAGCAATGTTTCAATCTCTTCATGCAGGACTTCACGCGGGAGTCTGTATGACGGGATTCCGTAACGGAGCATTCCGCCGAGTCTCTTGCGCTGTTCAAAGATTTCTACGCTGTGTCCCATCATGCCGAGATAATATGCGGCTGAAATTCCGCTTGGGCCTCCTCCGACAATGGCGACCTTCTTCCCTGTTGCGGGCGCGGGCTTCTCGCCTTCACGGTAAACAGGAACATGGCCGGCGTGATCTATCGCGTAAAGTTTGAGGCCGCGAATGTTTATCGCGTCATCTACCATTCTCCTGCGGCATTTGTTCTCGCAGGGATGTTCGCAGACCATAGCGCAGACTGACGGGAACGGGTTATCTTTGCGGATGAGTCTCACTGCGTCGGCATATCTTCCGGCGTTCACGAGAGCGATATATCCGGGAATGTCTACATGCGCGGGGCATAACGTTACGCACGGAACAGCCCGGAATCCTTCTGATGTGCACTGATGGCCTTTAGCGTGTGCTTCGTAGTCCTCGCGGAATCCTTTCACGCCCTTCAAGACCATGTTAGCGGCCTCGTAACCTATAGCGCAGTCAGCGGATGTTGAAATAGCTTCTGCAGTCTTCTCGATCGTCTCAACGGTCTTCATATTTCCTTTGCCGTCAATCAAATCATCAATGAGCCTCTCAAGCTGAGGAAGACCCACGCGGCAGGGCACACATTTTCCGCAGGTCTGTGCGGCGCAAACTTTGAGATAGCTGCTCGCAACGTCAAGCGGACAAAGAGCAGGGGGCGCACCCGTAACACGCCGTTCAAGGTCTTTGTGAAGGGATTCTACGGCGGCCTGAGCTTT
Encoded here:
- a CDS encoding rod shape-determining protein, yielding MFGTDIGIDLGTATVLIYEKHHGVVLREPSVVAVDQDTGEILAVGYDAKSMVGRTPGSITSVRPLRDGVIANYAMTEAMLQHFMRRITKGTQKFFRNRAMICVPSGATDVERRAVLEAALEVGAREAYLIEEPMAAAIGANLNVEEARGKMIVDIGGGTTDIAVISLGGVVVSKSLRLGGDKFDEGITRYLRRQYNLAIGDQTAENLKIMIGTCVPLEQDQRMIVKGRDLVQGLPRQIEVTSSAVNMAIGEMIQTLVDGIRNVLELTPPELSADIIDRGIVLTGGGALLHGLPELIAQQTGINCFTAENPMESVALGTGKALAEIDSLKGTGRSTMLVNLKRSSRKRY
- the larB gene encoding nickel pincer cofactor biosynthesis protein LarB; the protein is MLLFRGGENFLDGTKKILHELHGHNITVEEAYLKLREQPFEDIGYAKVDLHRKIRQGASEVIYGAGKTPGQIAGIIDVMKSRGQNTILITRLSQDSADELHRLGCEVDYHPDARAAVYGEIPRPEGSGFILVATGGTSDIPVAEEAALTAETLGNRVKRLYDVGVAGLHRILSHVDDVMSASVIVAVAGMEGALASVIGGLADCPVIAVPTSVGYGASFGGVSALLAMLNSCASGVSVVNIDNGFGAGYLASMINRIRTESESRP
- a CDS encoding acylphosphatase, whose protein sequence is MSYYEDRSNFIRVRALISGRVQHVGFRYWACQQAERLGLTGTVENLFDGRVEVVMQGPPECVNEMKEKLRRGPSMAIVKQVIFYRERVDSEETNFGEIY
- a CDS encoding [FeFe] hydrogenase, group A — its product is MVNATINGKAIQVPENTTILEAAKLNHITIPHLCYLKNVNEIGACRVCVVEIEGLDRLVSSCNTYVQEGMKIITNSPKVRQARRTNVELILSQHNARCAECVRSGNCELQTTANDLGINTFPYHEDIAAFRWNSDFPLIRNDDKCIKCMRCVQVCEKIQQMNVWDIAKSGSRTTVGVTGGKEITDPEVHCTICGQCITHCPVGALVERDDTQKVRDAFAQGDKIMIASVAPAVRTSWGEKLGLSHEEASAERLAAALRAVGFNYVFDTDFSADLTIMEEGSEFVAKLKNAAAGKPEKFPMFTSCCPGWVRFIKMEFPDLVPNLSSAKSPQQMFGAIIKTWYAQILGVEADKIYHVSFMPCTAKKYECDVDCMNASGARDIDVVLTVRELDRLIKSEGIDVKALSDGEFDAPLGTASGAGHIFGTTGGVMEAALRSAYYLVTGKNPDANAFRYVRDYDGIKETEFEIAGKKLRIAVAHGLGNIRRLCEDVRSGKAQYDFIECMACPTGCAGGGGQPIEEGNELGESRGKILLDMDRKMTLRFSHENPSIVQCYKEYLGEPLGEKAHHLLHTDQSKWELWK
- a CDS encoding FAD-dependent oxidoreductase produces the protein MSRLSIMNETKAQAAVESLHKDLERRVTGAPPALCPLDVASSYLKVCAAQTCGKCVPCRVGLPQLERLIDDLIDGKGNMKTVETIEKTAEAISTSADCAIGYEAANMVLKGVKGFREDYEAHAKGHQCTSEGFRAVPCVTLCPAHVDIPGYIALVNAGRYADAVRLIRKDNPFPSVCAMVCEHPCENKCRRRMVDDAINIRGLKLYAIDHAGHVPVYREGEKPAPATGKKVAIVGGGPSGISAAYYLGMMGHSVEIFEQRKRLGGMLRYGIPSYRLPREVLHEEIETLLTAGDIKVHKEVSIGGKDYPLSKLRENFDAVYIAIGAHTDKSLRIPGEDADGVMSAVTLLRRIGDEDFPDFRGKKVVVVGGGNVAMDCARSSLRLNADKVTLAYRRRKDDMTALAEEVEATEVEGCEIIELAAPLKVEVEDGKAKALWVKQQMISNIKGGRPAPKDASADPIRIEADIIVVAIGQGIDSHNFEESGIAVKWGCIEAFDSEQVKGDKMEGVFSGGDCVSGPATVIRAIAAGKVAAANIDEYLGFHHPITLPVEIPDPVPHNRPACGRVKMRERPIDQRIHDFELVEKGMTQEEMEQESGRCLRCDYYGFGKFREGREVKW